A genomic stretch from Desulfolutivibrio sulfodismutans DSM 3696 includes:
- a CDS encoding two-component system sensor histidine kinase NtrB, with translation MNIGISRESRPLLPAALALVLLGASLVYLTWRNLESQRALIDNHIRLSAKGTLRGIQTSLTRAIMRARPDSPEAARALVGDYFKEMTSIHEVALLALYDETGRNIVFSSPQGVPAFDLPPDIVERLETDGEWFVTQAYADQKLLLYFTQAHPDLEPDARGPFFPLPPPFPPGMPPFPGPPPMPGSSLFPAKPTLPNLPSFQAPSMPPPPFFAFPGHFIPRPRPFILLGLNLEDYEGPYFDVRRAAILQAGYVLAVAAFSLVLVVAATRRREQGRRLTQLESFHSRLLDHMPDGLVTLDATGRITAFNPAAQELLAQMTGRASGDIMGAAWADIVESAQPGQPPLSTGPSDDAWRLLEHGGLSLELRGVPVGPAPETGPQNTPEKLILLRDRTRIRRLERDLAEATKLAAIGRLAAGVAHEIRNPLSSLRGFAQFFASKLKGREPEETYALTMVHEADRLNRVVADLLFLSRPRQLSPEPVDLPTFARDLAQILRFDIEHKHAAISTDFSVATIVADLDALKQALINLILNSLAALPETGGTITLESAAPAPGRVTLTVADNGCGIEPEDLQKVLEPFHTTKKHGSGLGLAIVHKIMRDHGGSLSISSAPGQGTRVELTFPDDAEPGAQNLEQTNA, from the coding sequence ATGAACATAGGCATCTCTCGGGAAAGCCGCCCCCTGCTCCCGGCGGCCCTGGCACTGGTTCTTTTGGGCGCCAGCCTGGTGTATCTCACCTGGCGCAACCTGGAGAGTCAGCGTGCGCTCATTGACAACCACATCCGGCTCTCGGCCAAGGGCACCCTGCGCGGCATCCAGACCAGCCTGACCAGGGCGATCATGCGCGCCCGTCCGGACAGCCCCGAGGCCGCCCGGGCCCTGGTCGGAGACTATTTCAAGGAGATGACCTCCATCCATGAGGTGGCGCTTCTGGCCCTGTACGACGAGACCGGACGCAACATCGTTTTTTCTTCGCCCCAGGGAGTCCCGGCCTTCGACCTGCCCCCCGACATCGTGGAACGCCTGGAGACCGATGGGGAGTGGTTTGTCACCCAGGCCTATGCCGATCAGAAATTGTTGCTCTACTTCACCCAGGCCCATCCGGACCTGGAGCCCGACGCGCGCGGCCCGTTTTTCCCCCTGCCGCCTCCTTTCCCGCCGGGGATGCCGCCTTTTCCGGGTCCGCCCCCCATGCCGGGCTCTTCGCTTTTTCCGGCCAAGCCGACGCTGCCCAATCTGCCGTCCTTCCAGGCGCCGTCCATGCCGCCGCCCCCGTTCTTTGCGTTCCCGGGCCATTTCATCCCGCGCCCGAGGCCCTTCATCCTGCTCGGCCTCAATCTCGAAGACTACGAAGGGCCGTATTTCGACGTGCGCCGGGCAGCCATCCTCCAGGCCGGATATGTCCTGGCCGTGGCCGCCTTTTCCCTGGTCCTGGTGGTGGCCGCCACCCGCCGCCGGGAACAGGGCAGACGCCTGACCCAACTGGAATCCTTCCATTCCCGGCTGCTGGACCACATGCCCGACGGACTGGTCACCCTCGACGCCACAGGCCGGATCACGGCCTTCAACCCGGCGGCTCAGGAACTGCTCGCCCAGATGACGGGCCGCGCCAGCGGCGACATCATGGGCGCGGCCTGGGCCGACATCGTGGAGTCGGCCCAACCCGGGCAGCCGCCACTGTCCACCGGCCCCAGCGACGACGCCTGGAGGCTTCTCGAACACGGAGGACTGAGCCTCGAGTTGCGGGGGGTGCCCGTGGGGCCTGCCCCGGAGACCGGCCCGCAAAACACGCCGGAGAAGCTCATCCTGCTGCGCGACCGCACCCGCATCCGCCGCCTGGAGCGCGATCTGGCCGAGGCCACGAAGCTGGCCGCCATCGGGCGTCTGGCCGCAGGCGTGGCCCATGAGATTCGAAATCCCTTAAGCTCCCTGCGCGGATTCGCCCAGTTCTTCGCCTCCAAGCTCAAAGGCCGCGAACCCGAAGAGACCTACGCCCTGACCATGGTCCATGAGGCCGACAGGCTTAACCGGGTGGTGGCCGACCTGCTCTTTTTGTCCAGGCCCCGCCAGCTTTCTCCCGAACCCGTGGATTTGCCGACGTTCGCCAGGGATCTGGCCCAGATCCTGCGATTCGACATCGAGCATAAACATGCCGCCATCTCCACAGACTTCTCCGTCGCAACCATCGTTGCCGACCTCGACGCCCTCAAGCAGGCCCTGATCAACCTCATCCTCAACAGTCTGGCCGCCCTGCCGGAAACCGGCGGGACCATCACCCTGGAGAGCGCCGCCCCCGCGCCCGGCCGGGTCACCCTGACCGTCGCCGACAACGGCTGCGGCATCGAGCCGGAAGACCTGCAAAAGGTTCTCGAACCCTTCCACACGACCAAAAAACACGGCTCGGGCCTGGGCCTGGCCATTGTCCATAAAATCATGCGCGATCACGGCGGTTCCCTGTCCATTTCCTCCGCACCCGGCCAGGGAACGCGCGTGGAACTGACCTTCCCGGATGACGCAGAGCCCGGCGCGCAGAACCTGGAGCAAACGAATGCTTGA
- a CDS encoding DUF4405 domain-containing protein, with the protein MFRKIVNLTLVLTFFCIFLTSVFLYLSPYARVAAWADWTIFGLTRDRLIDVHVTMGFFLLLLGALHLLLDWRSILESLRSEDGEFEALNRPLLASVALTLFVFVGTLLGLPPMAQILDTSTAIKDSLSETYGEPPYGHAELTPLDEFCRRFGIDLERAKAALAQKNIRLASTEQTLKDIAKDNGLAPGGVYEALKHAWEASRTVTVPSTSAPAQIQPPRLLTSVVLPSDPPPGLGKRRLSDICEEYGLDLARMTDKLKAGGIDAPASMTLKEIADKNGLLPIDVYESLRSDTPIKRPAQTQAQKPVQTPVQTPAQAQAPAQAPVQTPPPAAAQPQATAQPFIPAQTQKPFQPQAQAPALVPGQVPALTPGQPAPQTPGQVPIQTPGQVPVQSFPQTANQFPAQTGILPQETWQPGLERPASPAQSGLVVPPPDLEKTMLSTFCREFDLPLTLAVDRLGAKGITAFGDMTFQELALENNVTPDEVMRIILTP; encoded by the coding sequence ATGTTTCGAAAAATCGTGAACCTGACCCTGGTCCTGACCTTCTTCTGCATCTTTTTGACCAGCGTGTTCCTGTATCTTTCCCCCTATGCACGGGTGGCCGCCTGGGCCGACTGGACCATTTTCGGACTCACCCGGGACCGCCTGATCGATGTGCATGTGACCATGGGCTTTTTCCTCCTGCTCCTGGGGGCGTTGCACCTTCTCCTCGACTGGCGCTCCATCCTGGAGAGCCTGCGCAGCGAGGACGGGGAGTTCGAGGCCCTGAACCGGCCGCTTCTAGCCTCCGTCGCCCTGACGCTTTTCGTCTTTGTCGGAACCCTTCTGGGGCTGCCGCCCATGGCCCAGATCCTCGACACGTCCACCGCCATCAAGGACAGCCTGTCCGAGACCTACGGCGAACCCCCTTACGGCCACGCCGAGCTGACCCCGCTGGACGAATTCTGCCGTCGCTTCGGCATCGACCTGGAGCGGGCCAAGGCCGCCCTGGCCCAAAAAAACATCCGCCTGGCCTCGACGGAACAGACGCTCAAAGACATCGCCAAGGACAACGGCCTGGCCCCCGGCGGGGTCTACGAGGCCCTCAAGCATGCCTGGGAGGCCTCGCGTACGGTCACCGTGCCCTCCACCAGCGCCCCGGCCCAGATCCAGCCTCCGCGCCTTTTGACCTCGGTCGTGCTGCCTTCGGATCCGCCCCCGGGCCTGGGCAAGCGCCGCCTGTCGGATATCTGCGAGGAATACGGCCTGGATCTGGCCCGCATGACCGACAAGCTCAAAGCCGGAGGCATCGACGCCCCGGCCTCCATGACGCTGAAGGAAATCGCGGATAAAAACGGGCTGTTGCCCATTGATGTCTACGAATCCCTGCGCTCGGACACCCCCATCAAGCGTCCGGCCCAGACCCAGGCCCAAAAACCCGTCCAGACTCCGGTCCAGACTCCGGCCCAGGCCCAGGCTCCGGCCCAGGCCCCGGTTCAGACGCCTCCCCCGGCCGCAGCGCAACCCCAGGCCACGGCGCAACCCTTTATTCCGGCCCAGACCCAGAAGCCGTTTCAGCCCCAGGCCCAGGCCCCCGCGCTCGTCCCGGGCCAGGTTCCGGCCCTGACTCCGGGACAACCGGCGCCCCAGACCCCTGGCCAGGTTCCCATCCAGACGCCGGGTCAGGTTCCTGTGCAGTCCTTCCCCCAGACCGCGAACCAGTTTCCGGCCCAGACCGGCATATTGCCCCAGGAAACCTGGCAGCCCGGCCTGGAACGGCCCGCCTCGCCCGCCCAAAGCGGCTTGGTGGTGCCCCCTCCGGACCTGGAAAAGACCATGCTCTCCACCTTTTGCCGCGAGTTCGACCTGCCCCTGACACTGGCTGTGGACCGGCTGGGGGCCAAGGGCATCACGGCCTTCGGCGACATGACCTTCCAGGAATTGGCCCTGGAAAACAATGTGACCCCGGACGAGGTCATGCGCATCATCCTGACCCCATGA
- a CDS encoding Spy/CpxP family protein refolding chaperone: protein MRIKMKTLFLIAAVMFCVANLAQAQPGGPGGPGGHGGPGGPDGPPPFMMPGVSPEKCQAVDRIMDETETKLFPLIQELKVQKAKLEALVVDVKSDDAAITAQIEEISKVRTALEKIKVEARRKVIKETGVILPPGGPGGHSHMGPPGFPG, encoded by the coding sequence ATGCGGATAAAGATGAAAACCTTGTTTCTGATCGCAGCCGTCATGTTTTGCGTCGCCAACCTGGCCCAAGCCCAGCCGGGCGGGCCGGGAGGCCCTGGCGGTCACGGCGGCCCTGGCGGCCCCGACGGACCACCCCCCTTCATGATGCCCGGCGTTTCCCCCGAGAAATGCCAGGCCGTTGACCGGATCATGGACGAAACCGAAACAAAGCTTTTTCCTCTGATCCAGGAGCTCAAGGTGCAAAAGGCCAAGCTTGAAGCCCTGGTGGTGGACGTCAAGTCAGACGACGCGGCCATCACTGCCCAGATCGAGGAAATCTCCAAGGTGCGTACGGCCCTGGAGAAGATCAAGGTCGAGGCCAGACGCAAGGTCATCAAGGAAACCGGCGTCATCCTGCCCCCTGGCGGTCCCGGCGGACACAGCCACATGGGCCCTCCGGGATTCCCCGGATAA
- a CDS encoding NifU family protein, whose translation MREKVQAALDKVRPTLQADGGDVELVDVTPQGIVQVRLKGACHGCPMSQMTLKSGIERVVMKLVPGVKGVEAV comes from the coding sequence ATGCGCGAGAAGGTCCAGGCGGCGCTTGACAAGGTGCGGCCCACACTTCAGGCCGACGGCGGCGATGTGGAACTGGTGGACGTCACCCCCCAGGGCATTGTTCAGGTGCGGCTCAAAGGGGCCTGCCACGGCTGCCCCATGTCGCAGATGACGCTCAAAAGCGGCATCGAGCGGGTGGTCATGAAGCTCGTTCCCGGGGTCAAGGGCGTCGAGGCGGTTTAG